Proteins from one Bacillus thuringiensis genomic window:
- a CDS encoding DHA2 family efflux MFS transporter permease subunit yields the protein MILGAFLATLNQTLMSVATPELMVEFKISATTAQWLTTGYMLVNGVLIPITAYLMQRFTTRELFQTSMLIFLVGTIVSAVATGFPVLLTGRMIQAAGAGIIMPLLTHVILTIFPREKRGAAMGMVGLAVIFAPAIGPTIAGYIIDNYKWETMFYGMIPFTILVIVLGFIYLRNVSDRIKTKLNILSVILSTIGFGALIYGFSQAGSLGWSDIEVAGTITVGILALVLFSWKELRSQNPLLDLRVFKYNMFSLTTIINIAITMVMYADMMLLPLYLQNMRGFTAIESGLLLLPGALVMGFLMPVTGKLFDRFGAKWLAITGMTITIITTMGFINLTDSTSYIYLILMSTGRRIGMALMMMPIQTAGLNQLPQRLNAHGTAISNTIRQVAGAVGTSLLVTVMTSRTKSHLQDMVPTAAAKGLSQKELVTEASIQGINDAYLVIIGIGIIGLILSFFIKKVKQASESESDITAEMVTTEKLKIN from the coding sequence ATGATTTTAGGTGCTTTTCTTGCAACATTAAACCAAACACTCATGAGTGTCGCTACTCCTGAACTTATGGTTGAATTTAAGATTTCGGCTACAACAGCCCAGTGGTTAACAACCGGTTACATGCTAGTAAACGGCGTCTTGATTCCTATTACCGCATATTTAATGCAACGGTTTACCACACGCGAACTCTTTCAAACTTCCATGCTTATATTTCTAGTTGGAACCATTGTTTCGGCTGTAGCAACAGGATTTCCTGTCTTGTTAACTGGACGTATGATTCAGGCAGCCGGTGCAGGAATCATTATGCCATTGCTTACGCATGTAATTTTAACCATCTTCCCTCGCGAAAAGAGAGGAGCAGCTATGGGAATGGTGGGGCTTGCCGTCATTTTTGCACCAGCAATTGGTCCTACAATTGCCGGATACATTATTGATAACTATAAATGGGAGACGATGTTTTACGGAATGATTCCATTTACTATCCTTGTTATTGTGCTGGGATTCATTTATCTCCGAAATGTATCCGACCGAATCAAGACAAAACTTAATATCCTAAGCGTTATTCTCTCTACCATTGGTTTCGGTGCATTAATTTATGGTTTCAGCCAGGCCGGAAGCCTTGGTTGGTCAGATATAGAGGTAGCAGGTACGATTACTGTAGGTATCCTAGCCCTTGTCCTCTTTTCATGGAAGGAATTAAGATCACAAAATCCATTGCTTGACTTACGTGTATTTAAATACAATATGTTTTCTTTAACAACAATCATTAATATCGCAATTACTATGGTTATGTATGCAGATATGATGTTACTTCCGTTATACCTCCAAAATATGCGTGGTTTCACAGCCATTGAGTCGGGTCTTCTGCTTCTTCCTGGTGCGCTGGTTATGGGGTTCCTTATGCCAGTTACCGGTAAGCTATTCGATCGCTTTGGTGCGAAATGGTTAGCTATTACTGGAATGACAATTACCATTATTACAACAATGGGTTTTATCAACTTGACGGATTCCACTAGTTATATCTATTTGATTCTCATGTCAACAGGGCGTCGCATTGGTATGGCCTTAATGATGATGCCGATTCAGACTGCTGGTCTAAATCAATTGCCACAACGGTTAAATGCACACGGAACAGCAATAAGCAATACGATTCGTCAAGTTGCCGGTGCTGTCGGTACTTCGCTTCTCGTGACAGTGATGACGAGCCGTACGAAATCACATCTGCAGGATATGGTTCCTACCGCAGCAGCTAAAGGATTGAGTCAAAAAGAGCTTGTTACAGAAGCCTCTATACAGGGGATTAATGACGCCTACCTTGTCATCATTGGAATTGGTATCATTGGATTAATACTTTCTTTCTTCATAAAGAAAGTTAAACAGGCTTCCGAATCAGAATCTGACATTACTGCAGAGATGGTAACTACAGAGAAATTAAAAATAAATTAA
- a CDS encoding cytochrome P450, giving the protein MKKEVIAIQEIPNFQTRTEEFFPLKWYKEMLYNHSVYFHEETNTWNAFKYEDVKQVLTNYEFFSSQGPRSGIFVGDNKNQKNTSPITMITFLDPPDHRKVRSLLAAAFTPRSLKEWEPRIQQIATELVENIQENSTINIVDALASPLPALVIGDLFGVPAQGQGQFKEWVDILFQPYDKERLEDLELQKQKAAKEYFEYLYPIVVQKRSNLCDDIISDLIRAEVDGEKLTDNEIVQTTMLLLGAGIETTSHAIANTFYSLLYDDKSLYETLRKDIGLVPKVVEEMLRYRFHISRRDRTVIKDNNLLGIDLKKGDVVIAWMSASNMDENMYSDPFSIDIHRSNNKKHLTFGSGPHFCLGAPLARLEIKIVLEVFLQKFSCIEPVEGFELEKNLTASATGQSLTYLPMKVYGIQPIPINLRN; this is encoded by the coding sequence GTGAAAAAAGAGGTTATTGCAATTCAAGAAATCCCTAATTTCCAGACGCGTACTGAAGAATTTTTCCCTTTAAAGTGGTATAAAGAAATGCTTTACAATCATTCTGTTTATTTTCACGAGGAAACAAATACATGGAATGCGTTTAAGTATGAAGACGTTAAGCAGGTGTTAACCAATTATGAATTCTTTTCAAGTCAAGGGCCTAGGAGCGGTATTTTTGTTGGTGATAATAAAAATCAAAAAAACACTTCACCTATAACAATGATTACGTTCCTTGATCCACCTGACCATCGAAAAGTACGGTCCTTATTGGCAGCGGCTTTCACTCCTCGCAGTTTAAAAGAGTGGGAACCCCGTATTCAACAAATTGCAACGGAGCTTGTAGAAAACATACAAGAAAATTCTACGATTAATATTGTGGACGCTTTGGCATCCCCTTTACCTGCTCTAGTAATAGGCGATTTATTTGGCGTACCTGCACAAGGTCAAGGTCAGTTTAAAGAATGGGTTGATATTTTGTTCCAACCATACGACAAAGAAAGGTTAGAAGACCTTGAACTACAAAAACAAAAGGCAGCGAAAGAATATTTTGAATATCTTTATCCTATTGTAGTTCAAAAACGTTCGAACCTTTGTGATGATATTATCTCTGATTTGATTCGAGCTGAAGTGGATGGGGAAAAACTTACAGATAATGAGATTGTACAAACAACTATGTTACTTTTAGGGGCAGGTATTGAAACAACTAGTCACGCAATAGCCAATACATTCTATTCATTGCTTTATGATGACAAATCATTATATGAAACACTAAGAAAGGATATAGGTCTAGTCCCTAAAGTCGTTGAAGAAATGCTTCGATATCGCTTTCATATTTCAAGAAGGGATCGTACGGTCATAAAGGATAATAATCTATTAGGGATTGATTTAAAAAAAGGTGACGTAGTCATTGCTTGGATGAGTGCATCCAATATGGATGAAAACATGTATAGCGATCCTTTTTCTATAGACATTCATCGCTCAAATAATAAAAAGCACCTAACTTTCGGAAGTGGTCCACATTTTTGTTTAGGTGCACCCCTTGCACGGTTAGAAATAAAAATTGTATTAGAGGTATTCTTACAAAAATTTTCTTGTATCGAACCAGTTGAAGGATTTGAATTAGAAAAAAACTTAACTGCTTCTGCTACGGGACAGTCCTTGACTTATCTACCAATGAAGGTTTATGGGATTCAGCCCATACCCATTAACTTAAGAAACTAA